The genomic stretch TTGCGGTCGCGCGCAGATGCCCGGTACCAAACAGGCTGATGAGCGCTGCGTCGACCGCATCTCGCGACCACCCATAGGGCGGGCCCGAGAAATGAGAGCGCACATCCTTACCCTTTTTCCCGGATCCGACGAACGACAGCACGGCCGAGCAGACCGGATGATCTTCGGTCTTGCCGCTGTAGTCCAGCGCCTCCAGGGGATGCTCGGCGCCCTTGCGGGCCCGCTCGATGACTTTCGGCCAACGGTGGTCGTCGGCGTCCTTGAACTCATAGAAGAGCCGATCCAGAGATGCGTCGGCGGCTTCCCTCACCTTATCCAGCAGCGTTGATTCCAATCGCTCGGTACCGCCACCCTGGAACACCTTCGCCCCATCGACGACTTCGGCCACGAGTGTCCGCAGGCTGTTGGCTGCCTCGGTTAGCCGAGTCTCCATGCCCTGACGGGCCTCGATACCTTCGGGGGTCGAGGGGACTCCCTTGTATTCTAAAGTATCCTTCGCCGCGCTCTGGGCGGCGATGACGCGGGCCAGCGCGTCGGCGCGAGATTTGGGCACAAACACGTGGATGATGGGACTGTCGGCCCCCGCCGCACGTGCATCGGCGACCACGCTCTTCTCGTCGGCGCCCCAGCCATCGCGTATCCAGACCGGAACCTCGTGGCCGGTTTCCTGCGGAGGTTCGGTGCCGAAGTGCAACGCGAGCTTCCTGGGCTCCTTGCACTTGCCATGCAGGAGCTTCACGGACCCCACCGCATCCTGTACCGCGGAGCCAAGGAGCTGAGCGCGTTTGCTGCTCATGCGAGTGGGATCATTGACGAGCTTGGTTTGCCGGTTGCGGAACTCGGCTTCCCATTCGCTGCTTTCCCGCGTCTGAAGACTGTACTCATCGTCCAGCTTGATCAGCGTGCCAGCGGCCACCAGCTCGTCCAGCAGCTTCGGTACCTGACCGCGCAGCGTGGCGCCGTCCTTCGCCAGATCCTTCACCAGCAGATCCGCCAATGCATCGGCGGTGGCGCGAACCCCGATGTCGGCACCCGCTTCCCGCGGGAGCTTGCGGATAAGGAACACCAGTGCGCACAGCCGCGACTTGAGGCGGCCGTCGGGAGTGCCGTCGTCCTGCGCGATGATGGTCTCGTTGACCTCGCGGAGCAGAACACCGGACTGAAGCAGGTTGGCGGAGATCTCCTCGAATAGAAAATCCGCTGGCACCACCGTACCGACTGGCTCCTCGGCGGTGCGCCGTATGGCGTCGTAGACGATACAAAGCTGCGTGCGGAGCTGTCCGGCAGTGCCCGCGCGGTCAACCGCGCGCAGAGTATGCTCCCAGAAGCGCCGGCGGACGGGCAGCAACGGATAGTCCTCGACCAGGATCGACTTATCCTCGCCGCGGGGTCCGATCTTGGTGCTCACCAAGTGACGGTCGAGTTCCCCTGAGTTGGCTTCCAGAGTCGATCTGACGTCGTTCACTCGGTCCGGGCGCTTCGCCAGGACAACCCGCCGGGTGACCGTTTCAACATCGTTGTCGGAGAGTTCCACATTGACCGTGAACGGCCCTGGAGACGTTGAAGCGCCGGCGTGCCCGAAAGGGCGGTTTGTCCAGTACCCAGGAAGAGCAGGCGATCGCCGAACCGTTTGCTGCAGGCTTCAACCACCTCCTGAACGACGTAGGATCGGCTGGAGTCGTCTCCGATGTACTGCTGCACCTCATCGAGGATGATGACGGCGCCAGGCATCTCGCCGTTGGACGACAGCGTGTCCTGTAGCGCGTTGACGAACTCGTCGGTGGTGATGTCCTTCGGCTTCGGGAACTGAGCACGCAATGCAGCCCTGGCGTCCTTCTCGTTGGCTGCGAAGTTCGAGTCCGCAACGAACAAGGCTTTCGTGATCAAGGGGCTGACATACAGATCATTCAGCTCACGGCGGAACTCGCGCCCTTCCGCCTCGACCGCCGCGCGCACCTGATCGTAAATATCATTCTTCTTCAGCCAGAGGGAGAAGCGCGCCTGGGGGAAACTCTCGGGGAGTTCCGCGGACTTGAACACAATCCCGAGAAGCGCGAGCCGAACGCTGTCACCGGCGCCGGCGCCGAGGGTTCCGGCCGCCGCATGCAACCCGTGGCCTCGCTTGCCCAGTGTCGAGATTTCCTTCAGCAGATCCTCGACGTCATTCGGAAGCCGAGCCAAACCGCTGGCACTGGCGCCATCTTCGGGGAAGGTGTAGTCCGTCCACAGGAAGCGCAGCATTTTGGCCAGGTGAGATTTGCCGCTGCCGAAGAATCCGCTGATCCACGCTGCCGGTTGCTCGGGGTGGCCCTGATTGCTGACGTACGAATCGAGAATGCGAACCAGGCCGCGTTGATACTCACCTTCACAGACGAAGTACTCGAGTTCGAAGCGCAGCGTGCGGCGCTCGTCATCGCTCAGGGCGTCGGTCATGGCCGCGACGCCATTGTTGAGCAAAGTGATCTTGCTGGGATCCCGCTGGTAGATATCCCGGTTTTTCATACCTCGTACACGCCTCGATCTTCTTGCACCGTAATCGGGACTGCCAGGTAGTTCCATCCATCCCGCGCGTCCAGCAAACGATAGTTGCTGTTCTCGTACTCACCAGGGAAGAACACAACCACACGACCTCTGATATCCCGCTCGATCTCCTTCATTAACTCCGATACGCGGACGAACCCGAACAGAGAAGCGATACCATAGACCCCCACAACCGAGTTATCGTCAATGCCGGACGCCGTGAGTGCGGCACGCATCTGCCCGGCGACGTATTCAAGAAAGGCATCGTCGAGCTTTAACTCAAGATCTTCCGGGCACTCGAAGTAACTGTCTCGGTACTCCGTATTGGCCATCCACTCCGCAAATGCCCGAGTCAGATCACACTCGCTCCAACCATGCCCTGCCTCCGCGGTCGCCAGCGCGAACAGATCTTTCCGCGCCCGCAGCCGCCGCTCGTCGGCTTTGTCGTAAACGATGAAAATGGCACGCTGCGCGCCCGCCAGGTCCTTTTGCCACGGAAGCGCAATGTAGCTCTTGTAGCGGTCAGCCAACCTGTCGATGCGCCCCATGGATCAACTCCCGCTCCTTCTCGGTGAACATGGTCGGAAACGACACGTCAATGACCGAGCCAGATTGCTTGAAATGGAGCAGTCCAAGCCGCCTGGCATCAACCGCAACATCAATGAGCTCTTCGGGGCTGGCATCCAACATGGCAGCCCAGGGCGTCTCGAATAGCGAGCGCCCACGCCGCCCCATGGCAAAACCCAGCAACAACGCATACGCACTTGCCGCGGGCGTTGCCTCGACGCGCTGTCTGGTCTTACGCCCGCGTCCAAGCAGATGCCCGGACTGGGTCCAAGACGACGAGGCATTGCGCACTACTTTATCCAGCGTCGCATCGTTGAGGCGATCGCCAATAGCATCGGAAAGCGCATCCTTCATCGATTGCCGTGCGAACTCGTGCCCAAACGGAGTGCCGATTATGGCCCTTGTGGTTGCTCTTAGCAGCGGGTCGCGCGCGAGAGCGAGCAGGAGCGCAAGGAGTGGGCGACTGGTTTCGTGCCTGCCCCAGAGGTCCCTCAGAACGCGGAAAAGCATGATCCGAGCATCAAGCCCATAGAGCTCAGTCAGCCTTTGGAGGGAGAGCTTGCGGGTTGCCGCTGTCCTCTTGCCCAGACAATTGTCCTCCACAACCGCATGCGCGTAGTCTTCACGGGAGGCTTCGCCGGGAGCCGCTTCCAGCAGACGCGACAGCTCGTCAAGCATGATCGTCCGACTGGTGTGAGTGCCGCGGCCACCAGAACGGAAT from Gammaproteobacteria bacterium encodes the following:
- a CDS encoding DUF1788 domain-containing protein, whose translation is MGRIDRLADRYKSYIALPWQKDLAGAQRAIFIVYDKADERRLRARKDLFALATAEAGHGWSECDLTRAFAEWMANTEYRDSYFECPEDLELKLDDAFLEYVAGQMRAALTASGIDDNSVVGVYGIASLFGFVRVSELMKEIERDIRGRVVVFFPGEYENSNYRLLDARDGWNYLAVPITVQEDRGVYEV